ATTGTTTGGGCACCTTTTTCGTTCAGCAGCTGCACGTAAGAGGTGCCCGGTATCTGTTTTTATGTCGGCTGCTTTGGATGAGTTTTTAGGGAGTATGTCTGTTTTCAGCCATGAGGAGAGGCTTTCACCAGAGTATGTGCCTGATAAGCTTCTTTTCCGCGAGAGAGAGCTGGAGCTTCTCTTCTCTTTCTTTTCTTCGTTGTTGAGGGATGAGAAGTCGTTTCATGTAAGGGTGTTTTTGTCGGGTGCGGTGGGGACCGGGAAGACCAGCTTGGCCAAGCTCTTTGGCCAAGAGATTGAGCGCAAAGGCCTCGGCTTAGGCCGGAAAATCAGGTTTGTCCACGTAAACTGTCGCATACACAAGTCTCTCTACACAGCTCTCCGAAAAACCGCCGAAGCGTTAGGAGTAGAGATTCCGAGAAGAGGCTACTCCGATGAGGAGATACTCGAGATTATCGTCAGCTTTCTCCGCTTCAACAAGACTCGGCTTATCCTATGCCTCGACGAAGTAGAGGCGCTCATCGCCGAGGAGGGTTCTGGGCCAATCTATCTCCTCACGAGAAGCAGCGAAGACATCGAGGCGGGGGCTCTTGTCTCCCTCATCCTGATTTTCCGCGGAGCAGATTTTCTCGAGAGGCTTGACGGACAGACGCTGAGCGGGATGGGCAGTAACAGCATCCACCTCGAGGAATACAGCCGCGACCAGCTCTTCGAAATTCTCCGCTACAGGGCTTCAGAGGCATTTGTGAAGAACGCCATCAGCGATGAGGTGCTTGATTTTTTGGCTGAAGTGGCTGCTGAGAGGAAGGACGCGAGATACGCCATCGACCTCTTGTGGAGGTCGGGAAAATACGCTGAGGCTGAGGGCAGCTCTGCCGTGACTGCTGAGCATGTGAGAAAGGCTCTAGCGAGCGTGTATCCCACCATACGTCGAGAAAACCTCGCATACCTCAGGCCGGATGAAAGGATTGTGCTGCTTTCGGCGGCTCGGAGCATGCTTGGAAACAAGGCCAGCGTTACTTCGCAGGATGTTTACGAGACCTATAAGCTGGTCTGTGAGGAGCTGAGGCAGGAGGCGAAAGGCTATACAAGCTTCTGGGAGATTCTTCAGCAGTTGCAGGACCTCGGGTTTCTAAGGCTCTCGGTGAAGAGCGAGGGCGCTCGGGGCAGGAAAACCTTTGTATATCTCCCCGGCATACCGGCCCAGCTCTTGGAGCAGGAGCTAGTCAAAGGCCTCAGCCACGGCCCTTAGCACGGCTCTTCTTCACTTCGCCGCCGCGAAGATACTGAGTCTCCTCTGGAGACAATTCGAAATACTCTGCCAGCTCTTTTCCATCATGGGACATGATTATTTTGAGGTAGGGCAGTATCTCGGTTCTCGCTTTCCGCGCGGACATGTGAAGTTTTTTCCCTACTTTTTCCGATATGCTGTTTAGTGTTTCACGTATGGATTTTGTTCGGCCGAGAAACTTGATGGCCTCTGGGTAGGTGAATTTGACGAATTTTGATGGTGATGTTTTTCGGGATAGTGCGACACCCGCGGTCATCATCGGCACGGCGTAGCGGAGAAGCTGCCAGTTTTGCCGCGTGTTTATTCTTTGGAGATAGAGGTCTGCTTTGGCGAGGTTTTCAAGGGCCTCGGCTAAGTCGGTTGGCGAGAGCTGCTGAGGCGCGTTCTCAAGTATCCACTGCATTAGCTCCGAGTGGTCGATGTCGATGTTGCGCGCCGCCTCCTGAGCAGTGTTGAAGGATTTAGCGTTAAAGATTGTGGCCAGGGCTGTGAAAATCTCATCCTTTCTATCCCTTGATCCCGTCACCAAACCCATCTCGAGAGCGGCCGAAGCCATCTGCAAATCGTTTATCGCGGATCTTAGGTCTCCTTCAGAGTTCTCCACAATCCTTCGTAGAACATCCTCGGGGACTCTTACATTCTCGGCCGCAGCTATTTTCTTGAGATGCGCAGCCACCGATGGCTTTGGAATTCTCCTAAACTGTATCATCAGGCATGCGTCTCTTAGGGGGGCCAGCCGCGGGTCCCATGGGTCGTTTGCAACAAGGACAACGGGGACATGTGTTTTGGATATGATGTCTGCAAGGCTTGTGACAGCACCCGCATCCGCTCTCGCGTCTATGCCGTCGACCTCGTCGACGAGTATGATTTTTCGCTGGCCCATGGTAAGCGAAGCCATCCCCGACGCAGCTCCCACGATTCTCTCGATGTTTTCCCGTGTCCGAAAGTCGCTGGCGTTTGTCTCTATAACTTCGTATCCTTTTTCAGACGCGTAGGCATGCACGAGAGAAGTTTTTCCGACGCCGGCTGGCCCATACAGGAGAGCTGCTTTTTTGGAGGGTTTGCCCTTCTCCCAGCCCGCCATCCATTCTAGAAATGCTTGGACAGCCTCTTTGTTCCCCACGATTTCGGAGACTTTTCTGGGCCTGTGTTTTTCTGTCCAGAGCTGTGTCAAGCTCCAGACCTTTTGACCAAAGCGAGTTTAGCGAGGAAGGCTTGTAGCTGAACCTCCGGTGTCCCGCCCTCAGAGATGCGATAGTCTGTTTCTCCTATAAGGTCCATTAAACGCAGTTTATCCTGCTCCGAGACTGGGAGAAGAGGTATTTCGCGAGCTATCGATGACACGATGTCTGTTGGCTGATATCCCTGGACATACAGTAGTTCTCTGAGCAGGTTGCGTGCTTCTATGAACTTTCCGTCGAGAACAAGTTGCAACATTCTCGTAATCTCGCCTCTGCTTACCACCCCCATCACGTCGTAAATTGTTTTTGAGTCGATTGTCTTGGATATTGAGGCTGCTGATTGGAGAATGTTGATGGCTTTCCTCATATCACCCAAGGAGAACTCGTATATTGCGTCGATAGCTGAGTCATCGAGCTTGATATTCTCCGACGCAGCTATCTTCTTTAGCATAGTTTCCACCATGTCTTTGCTGAGTGGTTTGAACCTGAGAACCGCGCATCTTGACTGTATCGGCTCTATTATCCTGTTGCTGTAGTTGGCCGCGAGTATGAACCTGCATGTTGTCGAGAACTGCTCCATGGTTCTGCGGAAAGCGTGTTGAGCCGCGTCGGTGAGCTGGTCGCTTTCGTCCAGGAGGAGAAGCCTGAACCCTATGCCTCCGAATGGAACTGAGCGCGCGTATGTCTTCACCCTTTCCCTAATGGTTTCGATGCCTCTCTCATCGGAGGCGTTTATCTCGATAAAGTGGCCGTCCTCGATGTAGCGTGGGCCGAAAAGGTCTTGCGCAAAAGCATGAGCCGTGGCTGTTTTACCCGTTCCCGGAGGCCCGGCGAAAAGCATGTGCGGCACATTCTTTGACACAACTATGTTTTTCAACGCTTCTACAACCTGCTCCTGGTTAACCACGTCGTCGAGCCTTCTCGGCCTGTATTTTTCGACCCATGGCAGGTTTTTCACGTCAGATGCTGACAACCATCTTCACCATTTACAGCCTCTATATCCTGAATATGTTTTTAGCGTTTTCTGTTGTTTTCTCAAGGACTTTCTCCAGCGGTATGTTTTTGAGCGATGCGATGGTTTTTGCGGAGACGGCTATGTTTGAGGGCTTGTTTACCACGCCCCGCTCCGGACCGAGGACGGGCGCGTCGCTCTCCAGTAGAAGGTTTTCCAGCCCCAGCCTCCTAACCATTTTCTGCTTCTGCTCTGACCTCACCACGGATGGGGGCACGGAGAAGAAATAGCCTTTCGCAGCCCCACGCGCCGCCTCCCCTGCGGAGCCGTCGAAGGCATGCATCACAACTCTCTCAGCCCTCTCCTCGATGAGAATGTCGAGAGCGTATTTTCCCGCGCTTCTCGAGTGGATGACGAGCGGAAGGTCGAGGCTCTTAGCCAGTTGTATAAATTCGCGGAAGACTTTTGCCTGCATCTCCCTTGTCTCTTTCTTTCCCCAGTAGTAGTCCAGCCCAACCTCGCCGACGGCCACGACACGCTCCCTGTTCCTCATAATCAGCTCAATCACCTGCTCGTAGCCCTCGAGGGCATATGGCTCGATGCCGAGACTCCCGTAGATGTAAACCTTGTCAACTATGCTCAGGACCTTCTCACAATCCGCGGGGCCTATCCCCGAGGTTATTATCGCCTCCACGGAGGATTTCTTAGCCTCCTCTATTACTTCGCCGAGGTTTGAGAAGAGAGGCTCTTCGGTGAGGTGGCAGTGGACGTCTATCATGCTGCGTAAAATACTGGCTTTCCTATTTATGTTGTCGGCTTTGCTGCGGTGTGTCTGCGGCGCTGCGGTGGAGGGGTTGGATGACCTGCGTGTCGCCGATGAGGTGGATGGATTGATTAGGCTTAGGTGTAGGAACAGCTACTGCGAGCTTGAAGAGATTTGCGCCGTGTCTGTCTCGGAAGGAGTTGCTGATGTTAGGTTTTCACGAATGTTCAGCGAGTTCAACCTCTTGTTCATGGGCCGTGACGAGCTTACGAAGAAGCTGCGAAGACTCGGGGTTAAAGTGGTCAAGGGGCTCTTCGGCGGAAAAAGTATAAAGACACGGATAAAGAATTTGTAGCTATGGGTTTCCGTCTTCGTGATGTTGAGATAACTTGGCTCGGTCATGACGGTTTCCGGATAACGCGGGGAAACTTCGTGGTCTACATCGACCCATACCAGATTACCGGAGGCCCGGCCGGAGACCTCGTCCTCATATCACATGACCATTTCGACCATCTCAGCCTTGACGACCTACGCAAAATTGTCTCAAACAAGACGACAATCGTCGCGGCGAGAAACTGTCAAAAACAGCTTGGTGAGATAAAAGTTGCGGCGGTGAAGTATGTCTCCCCCGGTGACGAGGTTTCCGTCGGAGAGGCTAAGGTTAAGGCTGTGCATGCCTACAACGTGAACAAGTTCCGTGAGCCAGGGAAAGTTTTTCACCCGAAAGAGTATGGAGGCGTGGGCTTTGTTCTCACACTTGGCGGTGTCTCCATCTACCATGCAGGCGACACCGACTTCATCCCCGAGATGAAGGGCCTACGTGTGGACGTTGCCCTTCTACCCGTGAGCGGAACATATGTCATGACAGCTGCGGAGGCGGTGGAGGCCGCCAAATCCATGCAAGCTAAAACCGTCATACCCATGCACTATGGCGCAATAGTTGGCTCTGAGCAGGACGCGCATGAGTTCAAGCGATTGTACGGCGGGGAGACTGTGATTCTCAGCAAAGAATCCTGAACACGGTGCGGTGGATGAGTGGCTGCGCTGATTCGCATGATTATTTCTACTATGGCGCGTTGAACATTTATCACAGGAGTGAGCTTCTCAAGGTGGTTGATGCTTGGCGTTGCCGTAGATGTGGCGTGCTCCGTGTCGGTGTGCGGGGGCCTGAGGTGCTGACCTCGACAGAGGGCATGCTTCCCGAGCCTGAGGATGGTAAAAAATGGATACTCCTTGTCTGCCGGCACGGTGAGCCGCCGTGTTTCGAGCTTCTTCAGCTACGGGATGGTGAAAGCTTCGTCCACAAATGTGCCTTTGGAGAAGAAAGCTTGACGTATATAGATGGTAAAGGTGTTTTCTACGGGTTGGATGGGCCTCCTGCTACGAGATGCCATGTCTACGAGCTTGCAAAAATTTTGAAGGGATACATTGAGATTGGCAAGAATCCTCCTGAAGTGGTTTCCCTAATCCGCTGAAAACCCTTCAGGCACACGTGATAAATGCTCGTGCAAAATGCGCCACTTGTCTCCGTTTTTTTCCAAAACAACTGTGCATCTCGCCACTCCTTCCACCATCCGGCCTTCAAAAGCGTAATCATTCACGGCCATTCCACGGTAACGGAGAAGAAAACATGCAACAGCCACATCCCCGTGATAAAATGTCTGAAAATTCTCCAAACTATATTCGAAGTCGATGAGCTGTGTTAGAAGGCTGATTTTGAGCTTGAGGGCCTCCTCTCTGCTCTGAAGCCTGTATGGCGGGAGGTCGCTGTATCTTGTGTAGCCGTGGCTGTGAAGATCGTTGAAGGTTTCCTCGTCACCTCTAATCCCAGCCTCAAGAGCCTCGACGACGACGCGGTAAACTTCTTCAGCCTGTTTCTCCAAGCTCCACTTCACCGTTCAAAATTTTCTCCTGCAGCATCAGCTCCAGCTTCTCCACATCCTCGCCACCAAGTCCATGCTGCCGCAGTTTCTCAGCATCACCCGAGTCTATCATGGCTCGCACGTTGGGGCCTCCGACGCTCTGGTAAATAACACCCTCAAACCGCGCAGCAACCCCACGCACAAACACCTGCCCCCGAACAAGCTTAAACAACCTATCGCCCTCAACACTCTCGACAACAATTTTCTCAATCAAGCTGCCTCACCCTCATCAGCAGAGTTTCCACACGTTTTTTCACGGGGTTTGTATCAGGCATGCGTCTAGCCCACTCCGAGAGATGCTCGGCAACTCTGTTGACGAAGGCTTTGACGTCTTTGATGTTTTTGAGGGCGGCTGATGGGATGGTGTTCAGCGAAACCTGCGCAACCGATGTTTGCATGAAGGGGCCGAATTCGTCTCGTGAAACCTTCACCGCTATGGCTCTGCCGTCCTCCAGCATGTAGGTGACACCCGCGAGAGAAGCTATCTCCAGACCCCACTCAATCCCCGCGGGTGAAAAAGGAAGAAGCGCATGAAGCAGGGTGAGCAGATTGTTATCACTCGGCTCCTGAATAGCACGGGCATAAGCCTCGATAAACTTCTCGACCTCGTCCACAGCGACACACCTCAAGCCACTATGATTAATGTTTTATACCATCACACCTGTTTGGCATATCATGACGGAGCATGACCCTGGGAGAAAGTTTTTTCCAAAAGAGTTCAGCGACCGCGAGAGGGCCGTTTTCGAGGCGGGGATAGCTCTTGGCGCACTCTTTCACAGCTTGATCGGTCTGCCCGCGACAACTGAGACAAAGCATATTCTCGAGAAAGCGTTTGAAAAAAGCTTCAGCCTTCAGCCCTTCAGAAAAAGCGTCAAGCTCAAGCTATATGCAGTGAAGAGAAAACACGGGCCTTATGGATATGGTTCTATAGGGCCGCGGGACATCTCGGCCTCTGTCACGGTATGCTATGGGGCGGCTACGGCTGTGGCTGAGGTGAGGTATGTGGCTTCGCTGGGCTATCCACTGATGTATGTCTCGAGAGTTAATGAGAGAAGAAGCGTCTCCTCTCCTCGTCCATATGCGCGGACTCGTGGCGCAAAAGCTCGGCGTAGTGTTTGAGTGCTTCTCCGCCGAGGTGCTCAGGCATCTTCAGAACAAGCCTTATCTCGAGGTCGCTCTTTCTACCGCCGGCCATAGGCGGCCCCTTGCCCCGTATAACAAGAGGCTTGTCCAAAAGCTCACGCCGCAGCTTCACCTTGATGTCGCCGTCGAAAAACGGGACGGTTATTTCACGCTGAGAAGCAACCTCGCTGGGCGCTACGGGTAAAAGCATCACCAGCCTGTTGTCCTCAAACCTGAACCATCGCCCAAGCTTTACATGCACTCTTACGAGAAGGTCTCCACGGGAGCCTGCATCCATGTCGTAAAGCCCGCGTCCACGTAGCACGAGGGTCTCGCCGTCGCCAACTCCCGGAGGAATGTTGACAACCACTTTCTCGGTCCTCGAAACCATTCCTCTTCCACGGCAGGCCGAACAGCTTCTACGCACAACTCGTCCAGTCCCCCCACATCTGCCGCATGGCTGAACGGAGGTAAAGTAGAGGAACCCTGTTTGAACACGTTTAACAGACTGCCCCGTTCCGCCGCATTCAACACATTTGTCAACATAGCCCGGCTCACCTCCCGCTCCTCCGCACCGCTGGCACGTCTCATATGTCTCGAGGGGAATTTCCCTGACACCTCCCCTGTAGAGTTCTTCAAGCGATATCTCGACGTCGACGACGGTTGGCTGTGGACTTTTCTGCCTTCTGCCAAACCCGAAAAGCCTTTCGAAAAGCGATTCAAAGCCGCCGAAGCCGAGGTCGCGGAAAAGCTCCTCAAAGTCAAACCATCTTGAGCGGAAGATGTCCTCTGTGCTATAGGTCTGCGACACACCTGCTTTGCCGTACATGTCGTAGAGCCGTCGTTTCTCGTCATCCATCAGGACCGCGTAGGCCTCGCTTATCTCCTTAAACTTCTCCTCGGCCTCGGGGGACTTGTTTCTGTCGGGGTGATACTGGAGCGCGAGCCTCCGGTAGGCTCGTTTAATCTCCTCCTTGGTTGCGTTGCGGGGGACGCCGAGTATCTCGTAGTAGTCTTTGTCGTTTGAGGGCATGATTAGCTCTTCTTCTGCTGGTCTTCTCTCTGTCCATAGACGGCTGTGCCTATTTTCTGCGCCGAGGCCCTGAGCTTCTCGAGAGCTGTTTTGATGGCCTGTATGTCTTTGCCTGCGAGGGCTTCCTTCAGCTTGGCGAGGTCGTCTTCAACCTCTTTCTTAGCCTCGGGAGAAACCTTGTCGCCGAACTCTTTCAAGGCTTTTTCAACGGTGTAGATGAGGCCGTCGGCTTCGTTCCGCAGCTCCGCCTCCTGCTTCTTCCTTCTATCCTGCTCAGCGAACTGCTCAGCCTCACGTATCATTCTCTCAACCTCCTCTTTAGAGAGTCTATGTGGAGCGGTTATCTTGACGCTGACATCTTTTCCTGTGCCGAGGTCCTTGGCCGTCACCGTGAGGATACCATCGGCGTTGATGTCGAAGGTCACCTCTATCTTCGGCACACCTCTCGGCGCCGGCGGTATTCCTGATAACGTGAACCTACCGAGAGAGACGTTGTCAGCCGCCATGGGCCTCTCCCCCTGAAGCACATGTATCTCCACGCTTGTCTGAAAATCTGCTGCGGTTGTGAATATCTCGCTTCTCCGCACAGGAATGGTTGTGTTTCTTTCTATGATTTTGGTGAATATTCCGCCCAGCGTCTCGACACCGAGCGAAATCGGGACAACATCAAGCAAAACTATGTCCTTGTCCTTCATCTCGCCAGAGATTATCGCCGCCTGAATTGCGGCACCCATAGCTACGCACTCCATGGGGTCGACGCCGCGCTCCGGTTCCTTACCCAACACCTCTTTGATAAACTGCTGGATGATGGGCATTCTCGTGGGGCCTCCGACGAGAATTATCTTGTCTATCTCCTCGGGCTTGAGCTTGGCGTCTTGAAGAGCCTGCATCACAGGGCCTCTGCATCTTTCGACGATAGGTTTAACCAACTGCTCGAGTGTTGCCCGGTTTATGCGCATGTAGAGGTTTTTGGGCCCGCTCGAGTCGTAGGCGATGTAGGGCAGGTTTATCTCGGTCTCGGTCATCGAGGACAGCTCTATCTTAGCTCTTTCAGCGGCTTCTCTTATTCTGTTCATGGCGGATTTGTCGTTTGAGAGGTCGATGCCTGTTTCACGGCGGTAGGTGTCCACGATGTAGTCTACGAGGGCCTTGTCCATGTCTGTGCCGCCTAGCTGCGTGTCTCCCGCCGTGGCCAAAACCTCGAAAACCCCCTGCCCAAACTCCATAATCGTGACGTCAAGAGTTCCGCCCCCGAGGTCGAACACGAGAATCTTCATCTCTTGGTCAAGCTTGTTGAGTCCATAGGCTAGAGCAGCTGCCGTCGGCTCGTTGATAATCCTCACAACCTCCAACCCAGCAATCACTCCAGCATCCTTCGTCGCCTGCCGCTGATTATCGTTGAAATATGCAGGAACAGTTATGACAGCCTTTTTCACAGGCTCGCCTAGAAAAGCCTCGGCATCACGCTTAATCTTCTGGAGAAGAAAGGCGGATAGCTGCTGAGGCGTAAACTCTTTGCCATGAAGGTTGTAGCGATAGTCTGTGCCCATCCTCCGTTTCCACGCAGTCACCGTCCCCTCGGGATTGAGCACCGCCTGTCTTCTAGCAGGCTCGCCGACAAGCAGGTCGCCTTCCTTTGTTATGGCGACATATGATGGGAATGCCTTGCCGTAGAGCGTGACACCCTCGACTGAGGGTATGATGGTTGGCCTTCCGCCTATCACCACCGCAGCAGCCGAGTTACTTGTACCCAGGTCTATGCCTATAATTTTCTCAGCCATGGCTACCTCACCTTCCTATAGTTCCAACCCATGGGTTATTGTGGTTGGATTAAAAGCTAATGCGGTATACAAACCCCGAAAAATGCGTCATCCGCTGGTTTGCTTACTTGGTCTCGCGACCTTGACTCTTGGGGGTTTTAGAATTTTGTCTCCCATGCGGTAGCCGTTGGACAAAACTTCCGCCACGGTGTCGACAGCCACTGTGTCGGAGTCGATGTATTCAACGGCTTCATGGTCGAAGGGGTTGAACTCTTTGCCCACCACATCCATCTTCTCCACGCCTTCTGATGCGAGGATGTTTGTTAGCTCGCGGTAAATCATCTGGAGAGCTTGTGCAAGGGCTGGCGGAGCCTCTGATGTTTCGAGGCTTTTGACCACTCTCTCCAAATCCTCATACACAGTTATCAGTTTCCTTAACAGCCTCTCGGCAGCCGCCTGCTCAGCACGGCTAACCTCCTTCTCCATCACACGCCGCATGTTAGCCATCTCAGCCAACGCGTAGGAAAGCCGCTCCAACAACTCCCTGTTCTGCGCCCTCAACTCCTCCAGAGACTCGGCTCCCTCACCAGACATACCATCCATAATCCGCGACCACGTCCTTTAATCCATTATCCCCCCGAATCATCAATAGGTTAAAATCAATCAAAACACCTCTCAACGACGGGCCCGTGGCGCAGAATGGATAGCGCGGCGGCCTCCTAAGCCGTAGGTCGTGAGCAGAGGCACAGAAGTGCTCCGCCGATAGGGTTCAAGTCCCACCGGGCCCGGCTTAGAGATTGATTTAAATCGTGAGTGTTGTGACTGTGGTTGAGGCGTCGTGAAGAGATACGCTGTTTTTCTGCTGATTCTGGCGATTGTTTTGTCCGCTGCCTCTGTCTCGGGTCAGGAGAGTTTCTCGAGACAGGTGCATGTTGCCGACGGTGGGCTGGTCTTCGTCATGGATAATGTGCCCGTGAACTCGGTGACTGAGACGATTAAGCTCGGCTATCCTCTGGATATGGTGAAAAACCTCGCCGGATATTACTTGCTAAACGAGCGTGGCAGATTTGTGGAGAAGAGTGATGACGTTTTTTGGCTGGAGGTTTCTCCCGAAACGGGTTGGAGTGGGAGAACAGTTTCTGTTGTGACCGTTTGGCGTGATATGCTGGTGGAGACGGGTCAGGGAAAGTATCAACTCGTAGTGCCCAGTAACCCAATCATAGAAAAGGAGTTGAGCGAGATATTTGTGACCTTCTCCTCAGATGGGACACCTACGATAAACTCTGTCTCAGGAGCTGAGATGAGCATATCGGGTGACAAAAGGTCGGCGAACGGCACCGTAAAAAACATACCGCCCAAACAGTTCAAGCCCCTTACAATCTACTTCGATGCTCCAGACCTTCTCCGATACACTGTTGAACAAGCCACCATCCTATACGACCTTGAGCAAAACACGGTCTCCATCTCCATGTATGTGAAGAACCTGGGCGACGCGTCCATGAACTCGGTATCGCTGCGGCTTGGGAGAGAGGCGAAGATTGTCTCCGCCAAGTCAGGCATCTTCAATCTCGGAACAAGCTGGTCGGCCGAGACAGGCACCCTCGATGTCACATTTCTCTACAGCATAGACAGAAACGAGCGAACGTTGATAGAGGTAACATATGTTGCAAAGGAGGCTGTGGACCGGATGGGAGACAGGCTGGAGGTCAAGCTCCCATACCTCCTTAACGCATCCTACACAACGCTCTACGTGACAGTAAAAACACCGCCAGCCACGCAGGTAACAACAGAGAAGGAGCCGTGGAGCCTCAAAATCCTCGACAACAACAGAAGAGAAATCACGTTCATGTATCAAAACAAATACCTGACAGGTGGTGAAACAGTCTCCATCACGTATTCTCCGGCCTCCACGTTTCCTGTACCAGCTGTTTTGCTGGCCGCGATAGTTGTTGTGGCTGTTTTCCTCGCTGTGAAAACCACATCGGCTCCGAGAAGAACTGTGTCGCCGCAGCTGAAGAAGGCTCAGACATCCCTTGAAAATGCTTTAGACAAGCTGCTTAAGGAGCTGGAGACGCTCAAGCCCGGTGACAAACCGCTTAAAACAACTAAAGTAGGCGAAGAAGCAGTCAAGTCGCTGCGCACAGAGCTTACGGAGCTTAGGAAACTACCTGAGATGTCTCAGGCCTATCCACAGGTGGAGAAAACGGTTGAAGAAATTCTGTCCATTGTATCAGCCTTGAGCCGTTCAGCTGAGGACTATAAAGCTGGCCGGATAACGGGAGCCGTCTACCAGAAAATCTACGACGAGTATCTGAAACAGGTCAGGAGAACGGCGGGCAGGGTTCTCGAGGTGTTTGACAGGCTCATGAGGACATAGCTGCCTCAACTGTGGAGACAACTTTCTCCGCCGGGTCCTCCATTCTCCGCAAAAGGTTTGCCGCCCTCTTCTCAGAAACATCTCTCAATTTGTCGATGGTTTTCAGCATCCGCTCCAGCTTCGACGGAAGCTGCTCAACTTTTTTCACCCTCTCAACCAACCCTTTTGACACAAGATATCTTATCACCTTGGGGGGCGTGATGGGGTAGATTGAGAGACATGGGACGCCGAGTAGGGCGGCTTCCTGAGTCATGGTTCCGCCGCCGCCGACGAAGATGAGGCTGCTGCTTAGGAGGGTTAGGTCTGTGACAGGTTTTTCGACAACCAAAGCCACGTCACCCACCCTGTCCCTGAGGTAAAGGATTTCATCAACATAGCGCGGAAGCAGCACGAGGCGGCGTGGCCTAATCATTTCCGCAACCCGCCTAGCAACAGACGCAAACACCTCAAGCTGATACCCTGACTTGATGAGGTAGGAAGCTTTGTACTCTGGCGTCCGCACTAGGACATACTCCATGGAAACGAGGCCCAATTCGTCGAGCGTCTGCTTATTCGGCTTGTGGTCTTTTATCCAAGCCACTGGGTCGAGGGCCCTGTATGTGATGATGTCGCCGTCTCTTACCCCGTAGGCTTTCCAAGGATGTTTCCCCACTATCCACGGTGTTGCGATTTTCTTGGAGACGGGTGCGGCGAGACGGTTGACCGGCGACTCGGGTGTGTCTGAGGCGAGGACATGTGGCTGTGACAATCCGTAGGCTATGCGAGCGGCTTCTGGTGAGCCGCTTGAAACAGCGCAGTCAAAATCCTCCAACACATCCAGCAACCCACGCATTCTCTCAACACTCTTTACCAGTTTCCCCCGAAGCCCCGCTCCACCGAACTCGCCTACCACATGGAAGCCCTCGAACCCGGGGTTTACAAGGAAAGAACTCAGCTGCTCATAGTTACGAGACGTGGCAACAACTCTATACCCTCTCTTAGTCAGAAGCTTAGCCACCTTTCTAAAGAACCAGAACTGCTTAGGCGTTAGAATGTCCAGCCAAACAGTCGCCAAACAGGTCTTCCACCTCCCTAAACAACCACATCCACCGAGTATATAATTCTCTGGAAAAAGGAAAGACTAATACCTTCAAAAGCAGCGGGCATTTAGCTATGTTTCAGACAGCTATTGTAGCCGCCGCGGCGGCTGCGGCGACGGCTTTTGTGATGCTTCCCGTGAGCATGTGGCTGTCGAGGCGGAGCGGCGCCATGGGCTTGGATGTTCACAAGCCTAATCCTTATCCCGTTCCCAAGCTCGGAGGATTAGCCATAGTGGCTGGCTTGGCGGCAGGAGCCTTAGTATGCTGGGTTTTTACCTCCTCGAGCATCTTGGCCCCCTTTGTTGGGTCGCTGGCTGTCGCCGCGTTGATAGGGTTGTGGGAGGATTTTA
The sequence above is drawn from the Candidatus Caldarchaeum subterraneum genome and encodes:
- a CDS encoding molecular chaperone DnaK — protein: MAEKIIGIDLGTSNSAAAVVIGGRPTIIPSVEGVTLYGKAFPSYVAITKEGDLLVGEPARRQAVLNPEGTVTAWKRRMGTDYRYNLHGKEFTPQQLSAFLLQKIKRDAEAFLGEPVKKAVITVPAYFNDNQRQATKDAGVIAGLEVVRIINEPTAAALAYGLNKLDQEMKILVFDLGGGTLDVTIMEFGQGVFEVLATAGDTQLGGTDMDKALVDYIVDTYRRETGIDLSNDKSAMNRIREAAERAKIELSSMTETEINLPYIAYDSSGPKNLYMRINRATLEQLVKPIVERCRGPVMQALQDAKLKPEEIDKIILVGGPTRMPIIQQFIKEVLGKEPERGVDPMECVAMGAAIQAAIISGEMKDKDIVLLDVVPISLGVETLGGIFTKIIERNTTIPVRRSEIFTTAADFQTSVEIHVLQGERPMAADNVSLGRFTLSGIPPAPRGVPKIEVTFDINADGILTVTAKDLGTGKDVSVKITAPHRLSKEEVERMIREAEQFAEQDRRKKQEAELRNEADGLIYTVEKALKEFGDKVSPEAKKEVEDDLAKLKEALAGKDIQAIKTALEKLRASAQKIGTAVYGQREDQQKKS
- a CDS encoding molecular chaperone GrpE, which produces MDGMSGEGAESLEELRAQNRELLERLSYALAEMANMRRVMEKEVSRAEQAAAERLLRKLITVYEDLERVVKSLETSEAPPALAQALQMIYRELTNILASEGVEKMDVVGKEFNPFDHEAVEYIDSDTVAVDTVAEVLSNGYRMGDKILKPPRVKVARPSKQTSG